A single Streptomyces sp. Edi2 DNA region contains:
- a CDS encoding alpha/beta hydrolase, giving the protein MITLPRTATAALLVLSLSLSLPVASSGTAFAAPPSPPAPISAADAPAVHLELPRPTGPHAVGRSIVHLADKSRRDPWVPRSGARELMLSLYYPAHRGTGRPSAYMTTDEARLLLASQHLEDKVPAQVVSATRTSARTGARPAAGRYPLVVLSPGFGLPRTTLTLLAEDLTSRGYVVATVDHAYEAAGTSFPGGRTLTCVACETVKPGREGIVTTNRARDLSFVLDQLTGRHPAWQYGHMIDPKRIGMAGHSIGGDSTAHTMASDGRIRAGVNMDGVFNVPVPASGLQGRPFLLLGHAGHQPGQEQTWDEGWPRLNGWKRWLTVSGTNHLSFLDLPVLAAQLGVHDPSAPLPGQHAAQLTRSYVGAFFDHHLRGDQEPLLDGPSAANPEVRFELSSSGG; this is encoded by the coding sequence ATGATCACACTGCCCCGTACCGCGACAGCCGCCCTGCTCGTCCTCTCCCTTTCCCTGTCCCTGCCGGTCGCCTCATCCGGTACGGCGTTCGCCGCGCCGCCGTCCCCGCCCGCGCCGATATCCGCAGCGGACGCACCGGCCGTCCACCTCGAACTCCCCCGCCCCACCGGGCCTCATGCGGTGGGGCGCAGCATCGTGCACCTCGCCGACAAGAGCCGTCGTGATCCCTGGGTTCCCCGGTCGGGGGCGCGGGAGCTGATGCTCTCCCTGTATTACCCGGCGCACCGCGGGACCGGACGGCCCTCCGCCTACATGACCACGGACGAGGCCCGGTTACTGCTGGCGAGTCAGCACTTGGAGGACAAGGTGCCGGCCCAGGTGGTCAGCGCCACCCGCACCTCTGCGCGTACCGGTGCGCGGCCCGCGGCCGGCAGGTATCCGCTGGTGGTGCTCTCCCCCGGCTTTGGCCTGCCGCGCACCACGCTCACCCTTCTCGCCGAGGATCTGACCAGCCGCGGGTACGTCGTCGCGACGGTCGACCACGCCTACGAAGCCGCCGGCACCTCCTTTCCCGGCGGCCGTACGCTCACCTGCGTCGCCTGCGAAACCGTCAAGCCCGGCAGGGAGGGCATCGTCACCACGAACCGGGCCCGGGACCTGTCGTTCGTGCTCGACCAACTGACCGGCCGCCACCCGGCCTGGCAATACGGGCACATGATCGACCCGAAGCGCATCGGCATGGCCGGGCACTCCATCGGCGGGGACAGCACGGCGCACACCATGGCCTCCGACGGCCGGATACGAGCGGGCGTGAACATGGACGGGGTGTTCAACGTGCCCGTCCCGGCATCCGGGCTCCAGGGCAGGCCCTTCCTGCTGCTGGGCCATGCCGGTCACCAGCCCGGCCAGGAGCAGACATGGGACGAGGGATGGCCCCGTCTGAACGGATGGAAGCGCTGGCTGACCGTCTCCGGCACCAACCACCTCAGCTTCCTCGACCTGCCCGTCCTGGCCGCCCAACTCGGCGTGCACGACCCTTCCGCCCCGCTACCGGGACAACACGCCGCACAGCTCACGCGCAGCTACGTCGGCGCCTTCTTCGACCACCACCTGCGCGGCGACCAGGAACCACTGCTCGACGGCCCCTCGGCAGCCAACCCGGAGGTCCGGTTCGAACTGTCTTCGTCCGGCGGCTGA
- a CDS encoding ArsC/Spx/MgsR family protein has product MEIWINPACSKCQSALTLLDAEEAQYTVRYYLEDPPTVQELGVVLQRLALEPWDITRLGEPAAAELGLAAWPREAADRPRWIEALAAHPTLIQRPIITADEGAGGAGGTEGAEGDRATAVVGRSPESVRSILP; this is encoded by the coding sequence ATGGAAATCTGGATCAATCCCGCCTGCTCCAAGTGCCAGTCCGCGCTGACGCTGCTCGACGCGGAAGAGGCGCAGTACACGGTGCGGTACTACCTGGAAGACCCGCCGACCGTGCAGGAGCTCGGCGTGGTGCTGCAGCGCCTGGCACTGGAGCCGTGGGACATCACGCGCCTCGGCGAGCCGGCCGCAGCCGAACTGGGCCTCGCGGCGTGGCCGCGTGAAGCCGCGGACCGCCCCCGCTGGATCGAGGCGCTGGCCGCCCACCCCACCCTGATCCAGCGTCCGATCATCACGGCCGACGAAGGAGCCGGAGGAGCCGGAGGAACCGAAGGAGCCGAAGGCGACCGAGCAACCGCCGTCGTGGGCCGGTCGCCGGAGTCGGTGCGCTCCATCCTGCCGTAG
- a CDS encoding helix-turn-helix domain-containing protein, which translates to MSSDATPQPPTGDAAIDSVSVLGEDSRRQMFAFIRRQRRPVTRDEAAASAGISRKLAAFHLDKLVDAGLLRARYESPGGIRKVGRQPKVYEPTDSEIRVSIPDRRHELLADLLLEAVVTEGEGEMATDAAVRTAGRRGRELGETEREHTRPGRLGAERGLSVCERMLDRHGFEPVRETPTQLRLRNCPFHPLAAKAPDLVCGMNHAFVAGYLQGLEVSGVEAVLAPRPGECCVQLGPAKG; encoded by the coding sequence GTGAGCTCCGATGCAACGCCGCAGCCTCCTACCGGTGACGCCGCGATCGACTCCGTCAGCGTCCTCGGCGAGGACTCCCGGCGGCAGATGTTCGCGTTCATCCGGCGTCAGCGCCGCCCCGTGACCCGGGACGAGGCGGCCGCCAGCGCGGGCATCTCGCGCAAGCTCGCCGCCTTCCACCTCGACAAGCTGGTGGATGCCGGCCTGCTGCGCGCCCGGTACGAATCACCCGGCGGAATCCGGAAGGTCGGCCGCCAGCCCAAGGTCTACGAACCCACCGACAGCGAGATCCGCGTCAGCATCCCCGACCGCCGCCACGAGCTGCTGGCCGACCTTCTGCTGGAGGCCGTCGTGACCGAGGGCGAGGGGGAGATGGCCACCGACGCCGCGGTGCGTACGGCCGGCCGGCGCGGCCGGGAACTGGGCGAGACCGAGCGGGAGCACACCCGTCCTGGCCGGCTCGGCGCGGAACGCGGCCTCAGTGTGTGCGAGCGGATGCTCGACCGGCACGGCTTCGAGCCGGTCCGCGAAACCCCCACCCAACTCCGGCTGCGCAACTGCCCCTTCCACCCCCTGGCAGCCAAGGCCCCGGACCTGGTGTGCGGCATGAACCACGCCTTCGTCGCCGGTTACCTGCAGGGCCTGGAGGTCAGCGGCGTAGAGGCCGTACTGGCACCCCGCCCCGGGGAATGCTGCGTCCAGCTCGGCCCCGCCAAGGGGTGA
- a CDS encoding serine hydrolase domain-containing protein, whose translation MSHRRAIAVSVLVSAALLLPAGTPAVAAARASGAGADRTTLQQALDATVAAGVPGAVAEVRDERGVWRGSSGTADLSSGRTSHAGDRFRAGSVTKSFVATVVLQLVAEGKVDIDDDIESQLPGVVPHGEHITVRQLLQHTSGLANYTDVLLKKPDPVRDAQKATYTPRQLIALVAGLPNRPAPGTTWEYSNTNYVVLGLLVEHVTGRSLGHEINHRLVQPLRLKGTSFPTTPAIAGPQLHGYEWLDGRGPGTPPTDLTEFSPAAYWAAGTLISTTHDLNTFYKALFDGRLLPSHLLKEMRDMHPMNPERPHRFYGLGLESNGNTCPSDGPVVGHTGEVVGYQTFSLTSADGKRQVTLSVNTGLTLPDEAAAAATKVLSTALCHAE comes from the coding sequence ATGTCGCATCGCAGAGCCATCGCCGTCTCCGTGCTTGTTTCCGCCGCTCTGCTTCTCCCCGCCGGCACTCCCGCTGTGGCGGCGGCGCGGGCATCCGGCGCCGGCGCCGATCGCACCACCCTCCAGCAGGCCCTCGACGCCACCGTCGCCGCCGGTGTACCCGGAGCCGTGGCCGAGGTGCGGGACGAGCGCGGGGTGTGGCGTGGCAGCAGTGGGACTGCCGATCTGAGCAGTGGGCGTACTTCCCACGCCGGGGACCGATTCCGGGCCGGGAGTGTGACCAAGAGTTTCGTGGCCACCGTCGTACTGCAGCTTGTCGCCGAGGGCAAGGTAGATATCGATGACGACATCGAGAGTCAGTTACCCGGTGTGGTCCCGCATGGCGAACACATCACCGTGCGGCAGCTGCTCCAGCACACCAGCGGCCTGGCCAACTACACGGACGTGCTGCTGAAGAAGCCCGACCCGGTGCGGGATGCGCAGAAGGCCACGTACACCCCGCGCCAGCTCATCGCGCTCGTCGCCGGCCTGCCGAACCGGCCCGCCCCCGGCACGACCTGGGAGTATTCCAACACCAACTACGTCGTCCTCGGGCTGCTCGTCGAGCATGTCACCGGGCGGTCGCTCGGACACGAGATCAACCACCGCCTCGTGCAGCCCCTGCGTCTGAAGGGCACGTCCTTCCCGACCACCCCAGCCATCGCGGGTCCGCAACTGCACGGCTACGAATGGCTCGACGGCAGGGGGCCGGGCACCCCGCCCACCGACCTCACCGAATTCAGCCCCGCCGCTTACTGGGCCGCCGGGACGCTCATCTCCACCACGCACGACCTGAACACCTTCTACAAGGCGCTCTTCGACGGCCGGCTGCTGCCGTCCCACCTGCTGAAGGAGATGCGCGACATGCACCCCATGAACCCGGAGCGACCCCACCGCTTCTACGGCCTGGGGCTGGAGAGCAACGGCAACACGTGCCCGTCCGACGGGCCGGTCGTCGGGCATACGGGAGAGGTCGTCGGATACCAGACCTTCAGCCTCACCTCGGCGGATGGCAAGCGGCAGGTCACCCTGTCGGTCAACACCGGTCTGACCCTGCCCGACGAGGCGGCAGCGGCCGCGACGAAGGTACTCTCCACCGCTCTGTGCCACGCCGAGTGA
- a CDS encoding carboxymuconolactone decarboxylase family protein: protein MARISLTPPHTLLNRLGAWYSRRTYGKVLDPGLAVGHNARVLLTYVRQERGAAKWNSLDPGLKHLAVMAAAARINCSWCMDFGHWAADSLGLPADMVTKVTKVPQWRDNQDAFTELELLVLDYAEAMTETEPRVTDELAAALTGRLGEAAFVELTAMVALENYRSRMNRAFGLTSQGFSDACAVASRE from the coding sequence ATGGCCCGCATCTCGCTCACACCGCCCCACACCCTGCTCAACCGCCTGGGCGCCTGGTACTCCCGGCGCACCTACGGCAAGGTGCTCGACCCCGGCCTGGCCGTCGGCCACAACGCGCGGGTGCTGCTCACCTACGTCCGGCAGGAGCGCGGTGCCGCCAAGTGGAACAGCCTCGATCCCGGCCTCAAGCACCTCGCGGTCATGGCCGCGGCGGCCAGGATCAACTGCTCGTGGTGCATGGACTTCGGCCACTGGGCGGCCGACTCCCTCGGGCTCCCGGCGGACATGGTCACCAAGGTCACCAAGGTCCCGCAGTGGCGCGACAACCAGGACGCCTTCACTGAGCTGGAACTGCTCGTCCTCGACTACGCCGAAGCCATGACCGAGACCGAACCCCGGGTCACCGACGAGCTCGCCGCCGCCCTGACCGGACGGCTCGGTGAGGCCGCCTTCGTCGAACTCACCGCCATGGTCGCCCTGGAGAACTACCGCTCGCGGATGAACCGGGCCTTCGGCCTGACGAGCCAGGGCTTCTCGGACGCCTGCGCGGTAGCGTCACGAGAGTGA
- a CDS encoding LamG domain-containing protein — protein MPSNWCAGRGPGRPGRSRPGEAGRGKPAGPGPSSGAESLRGIGWWPLHRSGTAKAGEHDAVVTDGGQWTDSPEGGALRLDGTSAYADTGTRLDTAGKDYSVAARVRLTPEDMNGFHTVLSQDGDQASTFYLQYSGPDQNFAFSFTGARTVAEKAEQPQAGHWYHLTGTYRQKDHRMRIYVDGRPAGEREAAGTVKPTGDVVVGRGKFGGKAADHWKGAVSDVHLYDRELTPGEVKSLSSHEPD, from the coding sequence TTGCCGTCCAACTGGTGCGCGGGCAGGGGGCCGGGGAGGCCGGGAAGGAGCAGGCCGGGGGAAGCCGGCCGGGGGAAGCCGGCCGGGCCGGGGCCGAGTTCCGGGGCCGAGTCGCTGCGTGGCATCGGGTGGTGGCCCCTGCACCGGTCGGGTACCGCGAAGGCGGGTGAGCACGACGCCGTCGTCACTGACGGCGGGCAGTGGACCGACAGCCCCGAGGGCGGCGCCCTGCGGCTGGACGGCACCAGCGCATACGCGGACACCGGTACCCGGCTCGACACCGCCGGCAAGGACTACTCGGTCGCCGCACGGGTGCGGCTCACCCCCGAGGACATGAACGGCTTCCACACCGTGCTGTCCCAGGACGGCGACCAGGCCAGCACGTTCTACCTCCAGTACTCCGGACCGGACCAGAACTTCGCCTTCAGTTTCACCGGCGCCCGTACCGTCGCGGAGAAGGCCGAGCAGCCGCAGGCCGGCCACTGGTACCACCTCACCGGTACGTACCGCCAGAAGGACCACCGGATGCGGATCTACGTGGACGGCCGGCCGGCGGGAGAAAGGGAGGCCGCCGGCACCGTGAAGCCCACCGGTGATGTGGTGGTCGGACGCGGCAAGTTCGGCGGGAAGGCGGCCGACCACTGGAAGGGCGCTGTCTCCGATGTGCACCTCTACGACCGGGAACTGACGCCCGGTGAGGTGAAGTCGCTTTCCTCCCACGAACCGGACTGA
- a CDS encoding RNA polymerase sigma-70 factor — protein MIDATAFEQHRRMLFGIAYRMLGSVADAEDLVQDTWLRCSQVSTPVHNPAGYLARTVTNLAINRLTSAAATREQYVGPWLPEPLVTQPDAGEEVELAESVSLALLVVLDHLSPLERAVFVLKEAFGYSFKEIAAMLERSEASVRQVGHRARSHVRARRPRYDTPAEVQRQVTDEFLAACLGGDLNRMMELLAPDVTAWSDGGGKVKAAVRPQRGADKVARFLAAVVTQPVDDPRVHAVNVNGRPGLLLTVAGRPDTVACAEVVDARITEIHIIRNPDKLQHL, from the coding sequence GTGATCGACGCGACCGCCTTCGAACAACACCGGCGCATGCTGTTCGGTATCGCCTACCGCATGCTCGGCAGTGTCGCCGACGCCGAGGACCTGGTGCAGGACACCTGGCTCCGGTGCAGCCAGGTGTCCACCCCTGTGCATAACCCGGCCGGTTATCTGGCCCGTACGGTCACCAACCTCGCGATCAACCGGCTCACCTCGGCCGCCGCAACCCGCGAGCAGTACGTCGGGCCCTGGCTGCCCGAACCCCTGGTCACCCAGCCCGACGCCGGCGAGGAGGTGGAGCTGGCCGAGTCGGTCTCCCTCGCCCTGCTCGTCGTGCTCGACCACCTCTCGCCGCTGGAACGAGCGGTCTTCGTGCTCAAGGAGGCCTTCGGCTACTCCTTCAAGGAGATCGCCGCCATGCTGGAGCGCAGCGAGGCCTCCGTACGGCAGGTCGGCCACCGGGCCAGATCACACGTCCGGGCCCGCCGGCCGCGCTACGACACACCGGCCGAGGTGCAGCGACAGGTCACCGATGAGTTCCTGGCCGCCTGTCTCGGCGGCGACCTCAACCGGATGATGGAATTGCTCGCCCCCGACGTGACGGCGTGGAGCGACGGCGGCGGCAAGGTGAAGGCCGCCGTCCGCCCCCAGCGCGGCGCGGACAAGGTCGCCCGCTTCCTCGCCGCCGTGGTCACCCAGCCGGTGGACGACCCCCGGGTCCATGCGGTGAACGTCAACGGCCGGCCGGGCCTGCTGCTCACCGTCGCGGGCCGCCCCGACACCGTCGCCTGCGCGGAGGTCGTGGACGCACGCATCACCGAGATCCACATCATCCGCAACCCGGACAAGCTGCAACACCTGTGA
- a CDS encoding zinc ribbon domain-containing protein — protein MSAQETSQVLVALDACLAAAPEEQGGALWRLAQRNRQLDANLVRLPAGASVAGHVESALDVLLLVVEGDGQLDNGAGERAQPLEPGVVAWLPKSAHRALVAGPRGLAYLTVHRRRPGLSIGGRTAAEGGDSGDGGGRGDSGDRRDSGDRRQSGEDGERGEAPCAPEAVCQACGHPRTEAGARFCSWCGEAVPSTPDP, from the coding sequence TTGTCTGCCCAGGAGACGTCCCAGGTGCTGGTGGCTCTCGACGCGTGTCTCGCCGCAGCACCCGAGGAACAGGGCGGCGCACTGTGGCGGCTGGCGCAGAGAAACCGGCAGCTCGACGCCAACCTGGTGCGGCTGCCTGCGGGCGCGTCCGTGGCCGGTCATGTCGAATCCGCACTGGATGTGTTGCTGCTCGTGGTCGAGGGCGACGGACAGCTCGACAACGGCGCAGGCGAAAGGGCCCAGCCGCTGGAACCCGGCGTCGTGGCATGGCTGCCGAAGTCTGCGCACCGTGCGCTGGTCGCGGGTCCGCGCGGGCTGGCCTACCTGACCGTCCACCGGCGGCGTCCCGGTCTGAGCATCGGCGGCCGCACCGCCGCGGAAGGCGGGGACAGCGGAGACGGCGGAGGCAGAGGGGACAGCGGGGACCGCAGGGACAGCGGGGACCGCAGGCAGAGCGGAGAAGACGGAGAACGCGGGGAGGCGCCCTGCGCTCCGGAAGCGGTGTGCCAGGCCTGCGGGCACCCGAGGACGGAAGCGGGAGCGCGTTTCTGCAGTTGGTGCGGTGAAGCGGTGCCGAGCACCCCTGATCCCTGA
- a CDS encoding sigma-70 family RNA polymerase sigma factor, with protein sequence MSASASTEDCTARPDATELHPHTTESRSDVTESRPDDTGLPSDVTELRPHATESRPEVAELRPDATEFRPHAADLHPDEFLRALYQFHGSALLQFAARRLGGDWHRAEDVLQEVAIRAWRHAGDLDPTADSVRPWLFTVLRNLVIDGHRARQARPPEAGDPELAHLPVSDGVDHILTSQVLIEALRDLRPPQREVLLHVHYLGRSVNQTARVLGVPPGTVKSRTYYAARALREALHSRGLQAGGRDRAAG encoded by the coding sequence TTGTCGGCCAGTGCTTCGACCGAAGACTGCACAGCCCGCCCCGACGCCACGGAACTCCACCCCCACACCACGGAGTCCCGTTCTGACGTTACGGAGTCCCGTCCTGACGACACGGGACTCCCGTCCGACGTCACAGAACTCCGCCCCCATGCCACGGAGTCCCGTCCCGAGGTCGCGGAACTCCGTCCCGACGCCACGGAGTTCCGTCCTCACGCCGCCGATCTCCACCCGGACGAATTCCTCAGAGCCCTCTACCAGTTCCACGGCAGCGCGCTGCTGCAGTTCGCCGCGCGGCGGCTGGGGGGCGACTGGCACCGCGCCGAGGACGTCCTCCAGGAAGTAGCCATACGCGCCTGGCGCCACGCCGGGGACCTGGACCCGACCGCGGATTCGGTGCGGCCGTGGCTGTTCACCGTGCTGCGCAACCTCGTCATCGACGGTCACCGGGCCCGCCAGGCCAGACCGCCCGAGGCCGGCGACCCCGAACTCGCCCACCTCCCGGTCTCCGACGGCGTGGACCACATCCTCACCTCCCAGGTGCTCATCGAGGCGCTGCGGGACCTGCGGCCCCCGCAGCGCGAGGTCCTGCTGCACGTGCACTACCTGGGGCGCAGCGTCAACCAGACGGCCCGGGTGCTCGGTGTGCCGCCGGGCACGGTCAAGTCGCGGACGTACTACGCCGCCCGGGCCCTGCGGGAGGCGCTGCACAGCCGCGGGCTGCAGGCGGGCGGCCGTGACCGGGCCGCCGGATAA
- a CDS encoding DUF2231 domain-containing protein, translating into MVEPSHEGAKRPVSAAPAGPYGHPFHPLLVTVPIGAWVGSLVFDVASHLVRHPDFLARGAQWLIALGVVGALAAALVGFLDLFAIPPGTRAFRVGLLHMALNLLVTTAYAGNFLWRYANHGPQQGGVGGGMLALNAVSLVVLGVSGYLGGKLAYRYGVRVADETTQAEGFVLTRRGPGRRDGGTADGRAG; encoded by the coding sequence ATGGTGGAGCCGTCACACGAGGGGGCCAAACGACCGGTGAGCGCCGCGCCGGCCGGCCCGTACGGGCACCCGTTCCATCCGCTCCTGGTGACCGTCCCGATCGGGGCATGGGTGGGCAGCCTGGTCTTCGACGTCGCCTCTCACCTCGTACGCCACCCGGATTTCCTGGCCCGCGGAGCGCAGTGGCTCATCGCCCTCGGGGTGGTCGGCGCACTGGCCGCGGCGCTGGTCGGCTTCCTGGACCTGTTCGCGATCCCGCCCGGGACCCGGGCGTTCCGCGTCGGTCTGCTGCACATGGCGCTGAACCTGCTGGTGACCACCGCCTACGCAGGGAACTTCCTGTGGCGGTACGCGAACCATGGGCCGCAGCAGGGCGGCGTCGGGGGCGGCATGCTCGCCTTGAACGCCGTGAGCCTCGTGGTGCTGGGCGTCTCGGGCTACCTGGGCGGCAAGCTCGCCTACCGCTACGGAGTGCGCGTCGCCGACGAGACCACTCAGGCCGAGGGCTTTGTCCTCACTCGCCGCGGCCCGGGACGGCGGGACGGCGGTACGGCTGACGGGCGGGCCGGCTGA
- a CDS encoding NAD-dependent epimerase/dehydratase family protein: MSLYVVIGSGPAGAATARLLAEEGHAVRVVTRSGRSPEPGIEHIALDATDSKRLSESAQGAAAIINCAGPPYPRWASDWPPLAASVCAAAEATGAVLVMLGNLYGYGPVDGPLTEDLPLAATGPKGRVRAAVWEQAQKLHEQGRIQAVELRASDFFGPGVTDGGHLAGRVMPALLRGKPVSTLGDPDAPHSWSYLPDVARALVEVAGEERAWGRAWHVPTRPALSVREMVDRLAAQSGTGPLAVRRLPPAVLSVGSLVSPLLRELKEIRYQFDHPFIADSSAYESAFAVRATPLDEQIKATVDWWRERRATTG, encoded by the coding sequence GTGAGTCTCTATGTCGTTATCGGATCCGGGCCCGCCGGGGCGGCCACCGCTCGGCTGCTGGCCGAAGAGGGGCACGCGGTACGGGTCGTCACCAGGTCGGGCCGAAGTCCTGAGCCGGGCATCGAGCACATCGCGTTGGACGCGACGGACAGCAAGCGACTGAGCGAGTCCGCGCAGGGTGCGGCCGCGATCATCAACTGCGCCGGGCCGCCGTACCCGCGCTGGGCGAGCGACTGGCCGCCGCTGGCCGCCTCGGTCTGCGCGGCGGCCGAGGCGACCGGGGCCGTCCTGGTCATGCTGGGCAACCTCTACGGCTACGGTCCGGTGGACGGCCCCCTGACCGAGGACCTGCCGCTCGCGGCGACCGGCCCCAAGGGACGGGTGCGCGCCGCCGTGTGGGAACAGGCGCAGAAGCTGCACGAGCAGGGCCGTATCCAGGCGGTCGAGCTGCGGGCCTCGGACTTCTTCGGGCCCGGAGTGACCGACGGCGGGCACCTCGCAGGGCGGGTCATGCCGGCCCTGCTGCGCGGCAAACCGGTCTCCACGCTCGGAGATCCGGACGCCCCGCACAGCTGGAGCTACCTCCCCGATGTGGCCCGGGCCCTGGTCGAGGTCGCGGGCGAGGAACGGGCCTGGGGACGGGCCTGGCACGTTCCGACACGGCCCGCGCTCTCCGTCCGGGAGATGGTCGACCGCCTTGCCGCTCAATCGGGGACGGGACCGCTCGCCGTGCGCAGGCTGCCGCCCGCCGTACTGAGTGTCGGCTCTCTTGTCTCCCCGCTGCTCCGCGAACTGAAGGAGATCCGCTATCAGTTCGACCACCCGTTCATAGCCGATTCCAGCGCCTACGAATCCGCATTCGCGGTACGGGCCACGCCCCTCGACGAGCAGATCAAGGCGACGGTGGACTGGTGGCGTGAGCGACGGGCCACCACCGGGTAA
- a CDS encoding response regulator transcription factor, whose protein sequence is MPAPSLRIVLAEDSALVREGIVELLHRFGHRVVGAVGDADSLITAVQKCSPDIVITDVRMPPGHGDDGLRATVQLRRHDPDLPVLVLSQYVANAYAKELFTPGRAPHRQSRAGLGYLLKDRIGELGEFAQAVERVAAGAMVIDPQVVQHLLMERDRRHRSQLLSGREQEVLGLMAQGYSNAMVRDALHISDGAVAKHIGNIFAKLGLSPEDGNRRVLAVLAYLRDK, encoded by the coding sequence GTGCCGGCACCGTCACTCCGTATCGTCTTAGCCGAGGACTCGGCCCTCGTCCGCGAAGGGATCGTTGAGCTGCTGCACCGGTTCGGCCACCGGGTGGTCGGCGCGGTCGGCGACGCCGACTCCCTGATCACGGCGGTGCAGAAGTGTTCCCCGGACATCGTCATCACCGACGTACGAATGCCCCCGGGGCACGGTGACGACGGGCTGCGCGCCACGGTGCAGCTGCGCCGGCACGACCCGGACCTGCCGGTGCTGGTGCTCTCCCAGTACGTCGCGAACGCTTACGCCAAGGAGCTGTTCACCCCTGGCAGGGCGCCCCACCGCCAGAGCCGCGCCGGTCTCGGTTACCTGCTCAAGGACCGGATCGGCGAACTCGGCGAATTCGCCCAGGCCGTCGAACGGGTTGCCGCGGGGGCCATGGTGATCGACCCCCAAGTGGTCCAGCACCTGCTGATGGAGCGCGACCGGCGCCACCGGTCCCAACTGCTGTCCGGCCGCGAACAGGAAGTGCTCGGCCTGATGGCCCAGGGTTACTCCAACGCCATGGTGCGGGACGCGCTGCACATCAGCGACGGCGCGGTGGCCAAACACATCGGCAACATCTTCGCCAAGCTGGGACTGTCCCCCGAGGACGGCAACCGCCGGGTGCTTGCGGTACTGGCGTACCTGCGGGACAAGTAA
- the folE gene encoding GTP cyclohydrolase I FolE, producing the protein MTQHPRTALHRAPDDPDAAIPAPAALRVVHKSGGTDLAAAERAAGQFLHALGISTETESLRGTPGRMARAYAELFSPRPFDLTTFPNDEGYDELVLARSIPVRSVCEHHLLPFVGTAHVGYLPGGRILGLSKLARVVEHFACRPQVQERLTKQIADWLQTQLEPKGVGVVIEAEHTCMTLRGVQATGSSTLTSTLLGTLRSDARSRAEFLALAGLT; encoded by the coding sequence ATGACCCAGCATCCCCGCACCGCCTTGCACCGGGCCCCCGACGACCCGGACGCAGCGATACCCGCCCCGGCCGCGCTGCGTGTCGTCCACAAAAGCGGCGGCACCGACCTTGCCGCCGCCGAACGCGCTGCCGGGCAGTTCCTGCACGCGCTCGGCATCAGCACCGAGACCGAGAGCCTGCGCGGGACGCCGGGGCGCATGGCCCGCGCCTACGCCGAGCTGTTCAGCCCCCGGCCGTTCGACCTGACCACCTTCCCGAACGACGAGGGCTATGACGAACTCGTCCTGGCCCGCAGCATTCCTGTGCGCTCGGTGTGCGAGCACCATCTGCTGCCGTTCGTCGGCACCGCCCACGTCGGCTACCTGCCGGGCGGGCGGATCCTCGGTCTGTCGAAACTGGCCCGTGTCGTCGAGCACTTCGCCTGCCGCCCGCAGGTCCAGGAACGCCTCACCAAGCAGATCGCCGACTGGCTGCAGACCCAGCTGGAGCCCAAGGGCGTAGGGGTCGTCATCGAAGCGGAACACACCTGTATGACCCTGCGCGGTGTCCAGGCCACCGGCTCCAGCACCCTCACCTCCACCCTCCTGGGGACACTGCGCAGCGACGCCCGCTCACGTGCCGAGTTCCTGGCCCTGGCCGGCCTCACCTGA
- a CDS encoding GNAT family N-acetyltransferase → MKIVVDDLSGPEIARFLQEHVEQMRSLTPLESKHALDLDSLRAPGITFWSVSDGDSPVGCGALKRLDAGHAELKSMRTRPARQRSGVASLLLEHIIAEARRMHFTRLSLETGAGEFFLPARRLYEKFGFRECAPFADYRPDRNSTFMTRAL, encoded by the coding sequence TTGAAGATAGTCGTAGATGACCTCTCCGGCCCTGAGATCGCCCGGTTCCTCCAGGAGCACGTCGAGCAGATGCGGTCCCTCACGCCGTTGGAGAGCAAGCACGCCCTCGATCTCGACAGCCTCCGTGCGCCCGGCATCACGTTCTGGTCGGTCTCGGACGGCGACAGTCCGGTGGGCTGCGGCGCGCTCAAAAGGCTGGACGCGGGGCACGCCGAGCTGAAGTCGATGCGGACCCGGCCGGCGCGACAGAGGAGCGGGGTCGCCTCCCTGCTGCTGGAGCACATCATCGCCGAGGCGCGGCGGATGCACTTCACCCGGCTGAGCCTGGAGACCGGCGCGGGCGAGTTCTTCCTGCCTGCGCGGCGGCTGTACGAGAAGTTCGGGTTCCGGGAGTGCGCACCGTTCGCGGACTACCGGCCCGACCGGAACAGTACGTTCATGACGAGGGCGCTGTAA